A stretch of the Gracilinanus agilis isolate LMUSP501 chromosome 4, AgileGrace, whole genome shotgun sequence genome encodes the following:
- the MCCD1 gene encoding mitochondrial coiled-coil domain protein 1 produces the protein MGLPLPWLSRCCRLLPSRIMVPHISHGAYSQSPGTPTEELVTEETTRKTLPPNRGPGHRRAELAQAEEMLEQQLELYQALLEGQEGAWEAQALVLKIQKLKEQMRRHRESLGGDA, from the exons ATGGGCCTTCCTTTGCCCTGGCTCTCTCGCTGCTGCCGTCTCCTGCCTTCCCGGATCATGGTCCCTCATATTTCTCATGGGGCCTACTCCCAAAGTCCTGGGACACCTACAGAGGAGCTAGTCACAGAAGAAACAACCAGGAAGACCCTGCCTCCAAACAGG GGTCCAGGCCACAGAAGAGCTGAGTTGGCCCAGGCAGAAGAGATGCTTGAGCAGCAGTTAGAGCTGTACCAAGCCCTGCTGGAGGGGCAAGAAGGGGCATGGGAAGCTCAGGCCCTTGTGCTCAAGATCCAGAAGCTCAAGGAGCAAATGAGGCGGCACCGAGAAAGCCTGGGAGGTGATGCTTAA
- the ATP6V1G2 gene encoding V-type proton ATPase subunit G 2 isoform X4 — MASQSQGIQQLLQAEKRAAEKVADARKRKARRLKQATRRQVQGMQSSQQRSRERVLAHLLGLVCDIKPYIHPNYRIAA; from the exons ATGGCCAGTCAATCCCAAGGCATCCAGCAGCTGCTGCAGGCTGAGAAAAGAGCGGCTGAGAAGGTGGCGGATGCCAGAAAGA GGAAGGCTCGTCGTCTGAAGCAG GCAACACGTCGACAGGTACAGGGCATGCAGAGCTCTCAGCAGCGCAGTCGTGAGCGTGTCTTGGCTCATCTCCTGGGCCTGGTCTGTGACATCAAGCCCTACATTCATCCCAACTACCGGATTGCTGCCTAG
- the DDX39B gene encoding spliceosome RNA helicase DDX39B encodes MAENDVDNELLDYEDDEVETAAGGDGAEAPAKKDVKGSYVSIHSSGFRDFLLKPELLRAIVDCGFEHPSEVQHECIPQAILGMDVLCQAKSGMGKTAVFVLATLQQLEPVTGQVSVLVMCHTRELAFQISKEYERFSKYMPNVKVAVFFGGLSIKKDEEVLKKNCPHIVVGTPGRILALARNKSLNLKHIKHFILDECDKMLEQLDMRRDVQEIFRMTPHEKQVMMFSATLSKEIRPVCRKFMQDPMEIFVDDETKLTLHGLQQYYVKLKDNEKNRKLFDLLDVLEFNQVVIFVKSVQRCIALAQLLVEQNFPAIAIHRGMPQEERLSRYQQFKDFQRRILVATNLFGRGMDIERVNIAFNYDMPEDSDTYLHRVARAGRFGTKGLAITFVSDENDAKILNDVQDRFEVNISELPDEIDISSYIEQTR; translated from the exons ATGGCAGAGAATGATGTGGACAATGAGCTCCTGGATTATGAAGATGATGAAGTGGAGACAGCAGCTGGAGGTGATGGTGCTGAGGCCCCTGCAAAGAAAGATGTGAAAGGTTCCTATGTCTCCATCCACAGCTCTGGCTTCCGCGACTTTCTACTTAAGCCAGAGCTCCTCCGGGCCATTGTAGATTGTGGCTTTGAACATCCATCTGAAG tccAGCATGAGTGTATTCCTCAAGCCATCTTGGGAATGGATGTCTTGTGCCAGGCCAAGTCAGGCATGGGAAAGACAGCTGTGTTTGTGCTGGCCACGCTGCAACAGCTGGAGCCAGTCACCGGTCAG GTTTCTGTGCTGGTAATGTGCCATACTCGGGAGTTGGCCTTTCAGATCAGCAAGGAGTATGAGCGATTCTCCAAATACATGCCTAATGTCAAG GTGGCGGTTTTTTTTGGTGGTCTTTCAATAAAGAAGGATGAGGAGGTGCTGAAGAAGAACTGCCCACACATTGTCGTAGGGACTCCAGGCCGTATCCTGGCCCTGGCCCGAAATAAGAGCCTCAATCTCAAACACATTAAACATTTTATCTTGGATGAGTGTGATAAAATGCTCGAACAACTCG ACATGCGTCGGGATGTCCAGGAAATTTTCCGCATGACCCCCCATGAGAAGCAGGTCATGATGTTCAGTGCCACCCTGAGCAAAGAGATCCGCCCTGTCTGCCGCAAGTTCATGCAAGAC cCAATGGAGATCTTCGTGGATGATGAGACGAAGCTGACGCTGCATGGGCTGCAGCAGTACTACGTGAAGCTGAAGGACAATGAGAAGAACCGAAAACTCTTCGACCTCCTGGATGTTTTGGAGTTCAACCAG GTGGTGATCTTCGTGAAATCTGTGCAGCGCTGCATTGCCCTGGCCCAGCTCCTAGTGGAACAGAACTTCCCAGCCATTGCCATCCATCGTGGGATGCCCCAAGAGGAGAG GCTGTCCCGGTATCAGCAGTTTAAGGATTTCCAGCGTCGTATCCTGGTGGCTACCAACCTCTTTGGCCGGGGCATGGATATTGAACGAGTAAACATTGCTTTCAACTATGACATGCCAGAGGACTCAGACACCTACTTACATCGG GTGGCTAGGGCAGGCCGGTTTGGTACAAAGGGTTTGGCTATCACATTCGTGTCAGATGAAAATGATGCCAAAATCCTCAATGATGTCCAAGATCGCTTCGAGGTCAATATCAGTGAATTGCCTGATGAGATAGACATTTCTTCCTACA tcGAGCAGACTCGGTAG
- the ATP6V1G2 gene encoding V-type proton ATPase subunit G 2 isoform X3, translating to MEVEQYRREREQEFQSKQQAAMGSQGNLSAEVEQATRRQVQGMQSSQQRSRERVLAHLLGLVCDIKPYIHPNYRIAA from the exons ATGGAGGTAGAGCAATACCGTAGGGAACGGGAACAGGAATTCCAGAGCAAACAGCAAGCG GCTATGGGCTCCCAGGGAAACTTGTCAGCTGAGGTGGAGCAGGCAACACGTCGACAGGTACAGGGCATGCAGAGCTCTCAGCAGCGCAGTCGTGAGCGTGTCTTGGCTCATCTCCTGGGCCTGGTCTGTGACATCAAGCCCTACATTCATCCCAACTACCGGATTGCTGCCTAG
- the ATP6V1G2 gene encoding V-type proton ATPase subunit G 2 isoform X2, which produces MASQSQGIQQLLQAEKRAAEKVADARKRKARRLKQAKEEAQMEVEQYRREREQEFQSKQQAAMGSQGNLSAEVEQATRRQVQGMQSSQQRSRERVLAHLLGLVCDIKPYIHPNYRIAA; this is translated from the exons ATGGCCAGTCAATCCCAAGGCATCCAGCAGCTGCTGCAGGCTGAGAAAAGAGCGGCTGAGAAGGTGGCGGATGCCAGAAAGA GGAAGGCTCGTCGTCTGAAGCAGGCCAAGGAAGAAGCTCAGATGGAGGTAGAGCAATACCGTAGGGAACGGGAACAGGAATTCCAGAGCAAACAGCAAGCG GCTATGGGCTCCCAGGGAAACTTGTCAGCTGAGGTGGAGCAGGCAACACGTCGACAGGTACAGGGCATGCAGAGCTCTCAGCAGCGCAGTCGTGAGCGTGTCTTGGCTCATCTCCTGGGCCTGGTCTGTGACATCAAGCCCTACATTCATCCCAACTACCGGATTGCTGCCTAG
- the ATP6V1G2 gene encoding V-type proton ATPase subunit G 2 isoform X1, with amino-acid sequence MEMKTEERKERRRGGSAERSSAGSGVQTWPQGHNGKARRLKQAKEEAQMEVEQYRREREQEFQSKQQAAMGSQGNLSAEVEQATRRQVQGMQSSQQRSRERVLAHLLGLVCDIKPYIHPNYRIAA; translated from the exons atggaaatgaagacagaagagaggaaggagaggcgGCGAGGGGGCTCAGCAGAGAGATCAAGCGCTGGATCTGGAGTTCAGACTTGGCCTCAAGGACATAACG GGAAGGCTCGTCGTCTGAAGCAGGCCAAGGAAGAAGCTCAGATGGAGGTAGAGCAATACCGTAGGGAACGGGAACAGGAATTCCAGAGCAAACAGCAAGCG GCTATGGGCTCCCAGGGAAACTTGTCAGCTGAGGTGGAGCAGGCAACACGTCGACAGGTACAGGGCATGCAGAGCTCTCAGCAGCGCAGTCGTGAGCGTGTCTTGGCTCATCTCCTGGGCCTGGTCTGTGACATCAAGCCCTACATTCATCCCAACTACCGGATTGCTGCCTAG